A stretch of Primulina tabacum isolate GXHZ01 chromosome 13, ASM2559414v2, whole genome shotgun sequence DNA encodes these proteins:
- the LOC142523040 gene encoding BAG family molecular chaperone regulator 8, chloroplastic-like: MASHHHFRRHPATTSASCYCHCYHTPHTHCHQHHNHPPTSPPQDSNFHFSSPPQPHPYSVQSHIQYIHHRPHIQEGYFHEEQRIHPTVSSLLSRVADLESALRRRSSLSPFSSSHLLRDAAARIIQTHFRAFLLRRSRTLRQLKDLASIKSTLRLLKSSIYEKTHFDHGVLYDKSMDLLLKLESVQGGDPMIRDGRNSISRELNQFLDWIDAVCVGRRGLSSNVRCGGNSVKTRVLNGGRIGNMKCGGLKGINEAKLKGLVEKIDKLAEELEEESDSGESLNLFLTRNQVTSGNRSGILAKQHGGSHPKVTKNVRFADNGKAYRVSRIYNRTLLEEDYCDDSMDDRNLDDAERQLEDDLCREVEVMGVSSKDGEENHPESGGSLPSSDGEKGLGNKSNYKAEDFVFAAPLPVKMEMRDDLIGKRM; the protein is encoded by the exons ATGGCCTCCCACCACCACTTCCGCCGCCACCCCGCCACCACCTCCGCTTCCTGCTATTGCCACTGCTACCACACTCCCCACACACACTGCCACCAGCACCATAACCACCCTCCGACATCACCGCCGCAAGATTCCAACTTCCACTTTTCCTCCCCTCCACAACCCCATCCCTATTCTGTTCAATCCCACATTCAATATATACACCACCGCCCCCATATCCAGGAAGGCTACTTCCACGAAGAGCAGCGAATCCATCCCACAGTATCCTCTCTGCTAAGCCGCGTCGCCGACCTCGAATCCGCCCTCCGCCGTCGCTCCTCCCTCTCCCCTTTTTCGTCATCCCACTTGCTCCGTGATGCGGCTGCGCGTATCATTCAGACTCATTTCAGGGCCTTCCTTCTCCGCAGATCAAGAACCCTCCGGCAGCTCAAAGATCTCGCTTCCATTAAATCAACTCTCAGGCTTCTCAAATCCTCGATTTATGAGAAAACCCACTTCGATCATGGCGTACTTTATGATAAATCCATGGACTTGCTTCTCAAACTTGAATCTGTTCAG GGTGGTGATCCCATGATTAGAGATGGAAGAAATTCAATAAGCAGAGAATTGAATCAATTTTTGGATTGGATTGACGCAGTTTGTGTGGGAAGGAGGGGGCTTTCGAGTAATGTGAGATGTGGAGGAAATAGTGTGAAAACTAGGGTGTTAAATGGTGGAAGAATTGGTAACATGAAATGTGGAGGCTTGAAAGGAATCAATGAAGCGAAATTGAAAGGTTTAGTTGAAAAAATCGATAAATTAGCCGAGGAGCTTGAGGAGGAAAGTGATTCTGGTGAAAGCCTTAATTTGTTTTTAACAAGAAATCAAGTTACTTCTGGAAATAGAAGTGGGATTTTGGCGAAACAACACGGAGGGTCTCATCCCAAAGTAACAAAAAATGTAAGATTTGCTGACAACGGAAAAGCTTATAGGGTTTCGAGGATATACAACAGGACATTATTAGAAGAGGATTATTGCGATGATAGCATGGATGACAGAAATTTAGATGATGCTGAAAGACAGCTTGAAGATGATCTTTGTCGAGAAGTTGAAGTGATGGGGGTATCTTCAAAAGATGGGGAGGAAAATCACCCGGAGAGTGGAGGCTCGTTGCCTAGCAGTGATGGCGAAAAAGGCCTCGGAAATAAGAGTAACTATAAAGCCGAGGACTTTGTTTTTGCTGCTCCATTGCCTGTGAAGATGGAAATGAGagatgatttgattggaaaaagGATGTAG